In Desulfosporosinus youngiae DSM 17734, the genomic stretch GAATATCTAAGCCACTATCGGCAATAAATCCTTTGATATTCCATGTCATCTCAATCTTATTTATTTCTTTCACGACCTGCAGTACATCCCTAGCTGCATTGGAAGCTCCTACAATAACCAGATCTTTCATATCATAGCTCCTTTTGTTTTTTTAAAGGATTTCGGAAAGGATATCCTGACATTTTTAAAACATAGCTCAAACATTCAAACTTTAATAATGCCGCTACGCCAAAATAAACCACAGTACCCACGAGCACTTGCAGGGTAAGGGTTATTCCCACCGGCAGCTCGAGAAGCATGATTGAGTCAACAACCATTCCCATCGCCAAGGAAAGAAAAAAGGAAGGCAGGATGTCAGCAATCTGTTCATGGATTGGGTAACCAAGTAACTTTATGTTTGGGTAGGAATTGATCACTAAGCTGATCAAACCAGTGACAACTCCGCCTATAGCTATCGAAACTATTCCCTGGGGTATGGTTATTAGGAGTATGATGATACCTACGGACTTTTTGATGATTTCTAATTTCAAATTAATGTCACTTCGACCAATTGCACTAATCGCCTGAAGGTTTGCTGTGTGGATCGGATAAAGTGCAAAATAGGCGCAATAGATCTGAAGGAAGGGAACACAATAAAGCCATTTGTCCGTTAAAATTAACTTCACCATAGGATTCGCCGCTGCGGCGAGTCCTGCCATTATCGGAAACACAATAAATGAACTTGTGACTATTGAGCGCCGCATCATATTCTTAAGCTTCAATTTGTCATCTTGAACCCGGGAAAAAGCCGGAAACATAACCGCTTGGATAGATCCGTTAAGACTTGTTACAATTATTCCCGGAAATTGTTTCCCTCTGTTGAAATAACCAAGCATCTGGGGACTAAATAGTTTTCCGATGACAATCGTGTAAATATCTATATATATTGCATCTATCAAAGAGGTAAGCAGCATTTTCCATCCAAAGGAAAAAAGGCCTGCGGCTTTTTGAGTGGAAAACAGCATTTTAGGCCGCCATTTCACAACCTTTGCCATAAAGAAACAGTTCAATATTACATAGGATATCTGTTGTGAAACCAGTGCCCATACGGCAAAATCCCCAAGAGCCATCACAATGCCTATGGTTCCGGAACAAACTATGGCACCCATGCTGCTGAAAAACAGCTTTTTGAACTGCATATTTCGGGATACAAAGGCTATTTGCACAGAATTTGCGGCACTAAAGGGAAGGGAAACCGCCAAAACTCGCAAGACAATGGAAAGCTCCATGATATTGTAAAAGCCGGCGATATAAGGGGCCGCGAAAAAAAGCAACAAATACAATAGGCAGGAACCGGCGACACTTATGAAAAATACAGTAGAAAAATCTGTCTCATCAACATCCTTGTTCTGTATAAGCGCCGAAGTAAATCCCCTTTGGAGAAGTATATTAGACAAATTTACAAAAATAGTAATCAAAGCAATGGTGCCAAAATCCTTAGGCATGAGTAAGCGCGCCAGAACAAGCTGAATTATTAATTGGATTCCCTGAACTCCCAAGCTCTCAAGCAACTTCCAAAACAAGGCTGAAACAACCATCTTTTTTGTGTCTTGCGGCATAGATTCAGGCTTTACCATACAATAGCCTATGACGCAAACCGCTGACTCTTGTCGTTAAGACAAGGAAAGGATACTTAATCAATGTCAGCATAATTTTGACGGTAATATATGGTTTACTGGGAAACACACTGCACATATATAAGAAGCTATCCCACTTGTCTTTATTAGGCTTCAATATCGTCTTGCCCAGGGCAATCGTAGTATATAAAATCAGAAGCTTTGAGTAATTCAGCTTAACCCCCAGCACTTCTCCGGCAAAGTCCTGCATAGCAAGGCATTCATCGAAAACAAATCTATTGACATTGATTTTAGAGAGCTGTGCACTCCAACTATCACCGCCCGCATAGATACGCCTATGATGACTCATGACTTCCTCGAAACAATGAGTATCCCCTCGTATAGAGATGAGCATTGCTTTCTTGACATCCCCCGTTGCTTTTAGCTTCCCATATTTATCGACCACCTCAGGATTATTGAGCTCGATGGCTTCTCTCCTATGCAAAAGAGTAGCAGTTTGTCCGTATAATAATCTCTTTTTTTGATGAGTTTCCAGCGTGTAAACACCACTTTTTCTGTATCCATAAAAGTACCGGCTTGACAACATTTTTCCATTTTCATCAACTTCCCAGCATTCATGGGTGGTCGCAATATATTCAGGATGCTCTTCCAGAAAATCCACTTGCTTTTGTAATTTATACGGATCAGTCCAATAATCATCTCCTTCACAATAGGCTATATATTTACCCCTGGCTGCGGGGAGAATAAACTTATGGGTAATAGATACATGCTTAGAATATTGATTCTCCCTTTGGAGTATTGGTTTAATGATATTAGGGTACTTCTCAGCGTATTCCCTGATAATAGCGGCTGTATTGTCCGTTGAGGCATCATCATGCACAATGATTTCATAGGCAAAGGTTGTCTTTTGCATCAACATGGAATCAAGAGCTTGCCTTAAGTACTTTTCATGTTTATAGGTCAAGCAGCTGATACTAACAATAATTTCATTAGTATCTTGAATTTCATCACCCATTAATCTGTTTCATCCTTTCCTTTTTGCTAATTTTTTGCTGTCTGTTCCAACTGTAGACCACCGCAATCCCAGCCCAAAACTCAGGCACATACCAATAGGAATCAGAGAGCAGCAGCTTTAAAGAGCAAGCCAAAAAGATTAAAAACAAATCCAGCCAATCATCGTCATGGCATTTTAGCAGTGTCCAGACACCATGGTATAACAGAAAGAAGATTAACAATCCCCCGCATAGGACACCAAAGGTTATCAAAATCTCCAGGAAAATATTATGGGGATACCCCCAAAAATAATAATTCCCGATTACATAACGATCCCCGTACAGCCCATAACCAAAAAAGCCCATGTTCTTGATCATCTCGATTGACATATCATAGATTGCTGCTCTGCCGTTATCATCACTTATGGAGCCAGATAACAGCATGTCTATACTTCTGGCTGATATACCTCGAGCTTGCAAGAAAAACACAAGAAACCCAGTTAAGTCTTCAAGTTTCAGATATATCAACAAAAAGACAGGTACAGTCAATCCCCAAATTACCTTAACCTTACTAGTTATAAAACCTTTTATCAGCATCACAGTAAAAAATACTATAATCCACAACAAAGGTGCTCGAGAACCAGCCACTAAAATCATAAATATACACATAATGCTAAGTGCCAAGTGTAAGGTTTTCTTATCTCTCATTGCATAATACAGAAATACCATTGAAGGTAACATCATGTCATAGCCAAAGCTCATACTATAGGGCAGTTCTTCATATCCATTTGCCGTCAATGTCAGCCAACTACCAACCTGCATTGCATTCGTAAATTTATAGAATCCATAAATCAGAAAAATGTAGGAGACAAATTTTAAATTTTTCAGTATTTGCTTCGGATCATTAATAATTCGCACCATAAAATAAGCATACAAAGCACGATCCGGTCTAAAGATGTAATCCCAGACACCATAAAGCGGATGTTTAAACCAAGTTTCATATTCGGGATGGACCATAATTGTAACTATAAATGCTAATAATACAGTCACCCAAAGAAGCAAGAAATCACGTGTACGTCTTCTTTCTCCGCTTACAAATGGCATCAACAGCAGAGGAAAGTAGATAATAATCGACGTCAAAATCCAGGCATAGTCCGCCAAGCCATAAAATCCGAAAAGCCGGGTCGTACAAAATGAAATCGTATCTGAGGCAAAAAACATCACAAAACACATATTAGCAAGGATTTGTTTTGATATCGCAAATTTAACGGCAGTTACATTTTGCTTCGGCTCCAGCTGTAGTTCCATACACACCCTCCGTTTTATCTAGCTCATCAAAACACCCCTGATTCAAATCACCCGCAAGGTCCGCTTTCTAACTAATGCCTCATACTGAACCTTACCTGACTCATTGCGCGGTATACTCTCAACAATAAACACAGCATAAGCAGACATAACTATCCCAGTTTTTTTACTAATAAACCGCTGTACTCCATCTTTGCAGCTATCCCCTGTGATATAAATATCCATTCGTTTATCTGTACCTGTACACACACAATCTATCTTGAACTCATCCTTTATTAACCTTTCACATCGATCGAGGCTGACGCGTAGTCCATAAAGCTTTAAAAACCTACTTTTTCTGCCGATGATATAATAGCATCCGTCACTATCTCGTTTAGCAATATCTCCCGTAAGATATTCTCCCTGCCATTCATCACCCAGCAGCAAATCATTACGACAAAAAGCATACCCCATAGTCACATTTGGCCCTCTATATCCCATCTCACCCTCAGCTTCCATTTGCTTTATTTCTTTACCGTTTTCATCCAGTAAAAACAATTCACCCCCAGGTATCGCTCGACCTATACTTCCAATCTTGGCTTTAGCAAGCTCCGGAGGTAAAAACGCCAGCCGGGCTGATGTCTCGGTAGTGCCAAAGGTAGCGAAAAATCTCTTTCCGGTACGGCCGGCGTAGTCTGCAAGATCAGCAAACATGCCAGTAGTCAGCTTTCCTCCTCCTTCGGCAAGTGTGGTCAAATATGGCAAATCCATTCGGGTAAAACGAAGTTTAAATAAAACCTCATAACTGAAAGGAACTCCTGTGAAATTAGTGGCACGCTGATCCTTAATATTACGCCAGAAATCAGGACTCATCAGATTATGCGCCGTAAGCAACACCGATGCTCCTGCGTACAGATGACTGTTAATCACATTAAGTCCCATGGTATATTGCATTGGCAAATCGGCAATAGCACGATCGTCCTTTGTCCAGCCAAAAAAAGCGGCCACATTTTTGGCGTTTGCTTCAAGATTGATGTATTTATGACGCACCAATTTCGGGCTGCCTGTTGAGCCGGAGGTTGTGAGCAGCATCGCCAAGTCGTCATTGATCGGATAAAGTTCATGTTCCGTACGAACAAGGACAAATCCATACCCTTTATATAATATGGGCAAGTTAAATTCGGATACCAGCCGCTCGGGCATCCACAGGTAAGCCGGGGTATATACCTCAATCAACCGGGCTAGCAACTTGCGGTCTATAGCAGCACCAATCAAAAGAGGAACAATCCGATTGGATAAACAGCCAATGTAGCCGGACAGGGCACCAATTGTATTCTCACACAGACAAAAAACCATAGACCGTCGTGGCATCATGGCTCCGAACACTTGGGCAAAATCACACAATCCGCCATAGCTTAATTCCAGGCCTGTATCATCAATGGCGGCAATGATTTCTCGGCTGTGCCTATCAATTCCTAAATGCATATAATATCCTCCTCACATTATCGTACAGCCATCGACCGCAAGAACTTGTCCCGAAACATACCCTGATAAATCCGAAGCAAAAAAAACGCAAGCCCGTGCTATATCTGAAGGTTCCGCAATGCGCCCTACACTAATGTTGGCGATCCTGCCTTTTAACTTCTCAATATCTGCGGCTTCCATCATCTCTGTTTTTGTGAGACCCGGAGCAATCGAATTAACCCTTATATTTTTCGAGGCAAGTTCTTTAGCGGCAGATTTTGTCAAGGCTATGACCGCACCCTTTGTTGCCGAATATACAAGTTGCCCAGGGTTGCCTCTGATTCCGACCAGCGACGATATATTAATAATGCTGCCGCCACTATCTTGTCTTGACATCAGGCGACTTGCCATTTGCAGCATTTCAATGGTTCCAAAGACATTAATCGAAAACATTCTTTCCAGGTTTTCCCGGGATATCATACCAATAAGCTCGTTATATTCAACCCCTGCATTATTCACAAGGACATCAAGCTGTTGTCTTTCCTTTTTTAGGTGTGTTAAAGCATTCTTAACCCCTGCCGAATCCGTTATGTTAAAATAAAGCGGCCTAATTTGATTGCGTAGTTTACTTTCAGTAAGCCAGGAATCTACAGAACCTTCTCTTGCGTCATTTGCATACACAAAAGCACCTTCAGCAGCAAAGCTTTCCACTATTGCACGACCGATGCCCCTTCCCGCACCGGTAACAATACATACTTTATCTCTTAATAAGCCTGTCATTCGAACCTCCTAAACATCATTAAAAGAAACCTCATACTTTTCCAGTATCTTCATACCGTTCTCGTAGGAACCAAAAGAGAGTATATCTTCGGTTTCAAACATTACATCAAAGGTATCTTCAAGCTCTGTTATCAACGACAAGTGAAGAATCGAATCCCAATCCTCGACATTTTTAAAGGTAAAGTCTTTGTTTAACTGATTGTCATCTATATTAAATAAGGTTGTAAAAACCTCATTGTATTTCTGCAGGTTACTCATATCTCTCATCTCCTTTATGCTTAATCATGTTTTTAACGTAGTCCTCTTGCCGGATTCCCAAAAACCTTCATATTGCTCTCTACATCATTAATCACAACACTACCCAGTCCCACATATACGTCATCCCCAATTCTTTTCTTCGGCACAATCGCTGCATGACTACCTAGAAAAACTCTCTTGCCCAATCTGACGTCTCCATTAACCCCACAGTGCGAAGATATTGTCGTGTAATCGCCAACCCAAGCATCATGACCAATTTTCGAAGACAATAATGTGACAAAATCGCCCACATAGGCGTCGGGCCCTATCCCCGAATTGGGGTAGGCAACAAATCCAAGACCATAGGTTGCGCTTTCGGCAATTCTGGCGGTGGGATGAATAACTGAAGCAAATTCTGCACCACGATCCCTAAGCAGCTTCGTTACCTTTTCTTTAATTACCGGAGAAGCAATGCCCAAAGCAAAGCATTGATTTTTCTCAATCTTCCAGTCCGCTATTCTTCCGATTATTTTATAGCTGCATTTTTTATCAGCCAATTGATTTAAATTGTCATCAATAAAACCCAGCACGTTCCAGGTTGGATTATCTTCATTGATGTCCCTCACCCACTCCAGAACTTCGCGCCCGTGCCCTCCGGCACCAACAATAATTAGATCTTTCACAGCATAACCTCATTTATGGTTTAGTTTTTAGCATCGAACTTCTCCCACTCATGCACAGCCAATTCCGGTTTGATTCTTTTACCTTTTGGTTTTAAGTCTTCCGGATAGGTATTTAAGTCTGATAATCTTTTTTTCACGTAGTCGTCAAACGTCCCTATAACCCTGGCTGGGTTCCCCCCAACAACAGTATTTTCCGGGACATCTTTTGTGACAACACTCCCTGCCGCTACAATTGCATCGGGGCCAATCCGAATATTATATAAGATCGTTGAGTTGGCCCCTATAAAGACATTGTCCATGATCTCAATACAGCCGATTTTTTCTGTAAACTTGTTATCAGGAAATGCTTTATTAAGCATATTGTGTGTTACATCATGGGTTAGAAACGTCACATTCGAGGCAACCATAATATTGTTATGGAAACGAATTAAGCGTGAATAGAGCGGAATTTTTCTGGATTGAATCATAACATTCTCACCGATAGCGTTATAGATTCCTTTCCTTCTTGCAAATTCCGCTCGTCGAAATCCGCTTCTGATAAATGCCATTCTCACCATAAGCCAATACCGCTTTATTTGCATGACATTGTCCTCTCAGCCGCACCAAACTCTTCCATCGTCTGATTCTTCGACTGATTAACCCCGCGCCTTAAAAACACAATCCCCAAAGTCTTAAAGAAAATCCTTAAATCCAGGCCAAAGGAAATATGATCTACATACCACACATCATATTTAAATCTTGTCTCCCAGCCTACCTGATTACGCCCATGGATCTGTGCCCATCCGGATATTCCCGGCGTCACATCATGCCGCCGCATTTGTTCAGGCGTATATCGCTCCAAATACTGAACCATCAAAGGACGGGGACCAATGAAACTCATCTCCCCTTTTAATATATTAAAAAGCTGAGGCAACTCGTCGACACTAAGCTTTCGTATAATCCCACCGACACGAGTCATCCGTTCCATATCGGATAAGGAATGACCATCTTTCTCCCTCTCCAGGCGCATTGTACGAAACTTATAAATCGTAAATATTACTCCATCTTTACCTGGCCGCTCTTGTTTAAAGAGCACGGGCCCCCGGGACCCTAACTTGATGGCAAGGGCTGCACAAAGCATAATCGGGGATACTGCAATCAACAAAATAATAGAAAATAATAAATCCATGACTCTCTTAACCTTAACGTAAGATAGCATGATCACTCTACACTCCTAGTTCATATCGTCTCTTTCAGTCGTGCTCCGGAATCAGGCAGAGAGGCATACCGAATAGCTCTCCTAATCTCAGCCACGACGTTATCGATTTGCTCCTCGGTGAGATTATTAAAAAATGGAATAGCCAAAGTACCACTCGCGACATGTTCTGTCACCGGAAAATCCCCTTCCTTATACCCAAATATCTCTCGATAGAAAGGCTGAAGGTGAATCGCAGTAAAGTATGGCCTGCATCCAACCCCCCGTTCTAAAAGTAGTTGCATAACAAGATTTCGATCGATCCATGCTTCAAACCTTATTACAAAAACAAACCAACTCATTTTCGCTCTCTGGTCTATGGTCGGAAGAATAACTCCATCCACATCCTTAAGTTTTTGCATATAGAAATCAGCAACTCGCTGGCGTTTAGCGAGGATCTCATCAATACGTTCCAATTGGGCAATACCAAGTGCGCAACTAATGTCACTCATCCGATAGTTGTAACCTAACCGAACATGATTGAGCCACTGAGTATCAATTCCACGTCCTTGATTCCGGAGGCTATAACATAACTTAGCAAGGTTTTCATTGTTCGTAACAACAACCCCACCCTCACCCGTTGTCATTTGCTTATTCGGATAAAAGGCGAAAACCCCGGCATTAGACATCGCTCCGGCTTTCTTACCATTCCACTCTGCCCCAATCGCCTCGCAAGAGTCTTCAATAATCGCTAAGCCATGCTTAAGAGCAATACGTCTGATGTCATTCATGTTGGCAGGCTGCCCGAAAACATGAACCGGTAAAATTGCTTTGGTTCTTTCGGTAATCTTCTCTTCAATTTGTGTTGTATCCAAGTTATAGGTCTTCTCATCAATATCCACAAACACAGGTTTGGCACGCTCAAATAACATACAGTTACTGGAGGAAATAAAACTAAAGGGCGTAGTAATTACTTCATCACCATCTTTTATTCCTAAAGCAGCGATAATCATATGCAAACCACTGGTTCCACTATTACAGGCTATTGCAAACTGTGTTCCGGCGTAATCTGCCATTTTTTTCTCAAACTCATTCAATTTGGGCCCTAAGCTTAGGATATTGGAATCCAAGACCTCTAGTACGGCTTGTTTTTCTTTCTCTGTGATATCTGGCCTTGCTAACGGAATCATCTATATAGCCCTCCTCATCTCTTTCTTCACCGAAAATTGTTTAAACCCCGGCACAACCCCACCCAACACAGTTACGATCTGTTCCCTCGTCAAGTAAGAACCTCGCTCCCTAATCATCTGCACCAAACTCTCAATCCCTTCAGCATTTATTCCATTTGGCTTTGCCACAAAAATTCTCTGATGCTTCGTACTCGCAGTCCCCTCATCTGCTGTGAGCAACTCCTCATACAGTTTCTCCCCGGGACGTATGCCTGTATATTCAATCTTAATATCCACATCCACTTTAAGGCCTGAGAGCCGAATCAAATCCCCTGCCAAATCAACAATTTTGACCGGTTTTCCCATATCCAGAATGAAAACCTCCCCACCTTGGGCCATGGCACCCGCTTGAATCACAAGTTGGGCCGCTTCCGGAATGGTCATAAAGTAACGTACCATCTCAGGATGAGTCACTGTCACGGGACCACCCTTAGCAATCTGTTTCTTGAACGTCGGAATCACACTTCCCCGGCTCCCCAGGACATTGCCAAAGCGAACGGTGACGAACCGCGTCTGGGATTGTCGATCGAGATTTTGAATGATCATCTCAGCCACTCGTTTTGTGGCCCCCATAATACTCGTCGGATTTATAGCCTTATCTGTGGAAATAAGGACAAAGGTTTTTACTTGGGTAATATCCGAGATCTCTGCCACATTATAAGTTCCTAAGATATTGTTCTTCAAAGCTTCTTCAGGATTTCGCTCCATGAGTGGAACGTGCTTATGAGCAGCGGCATGAAAGACAACTCCCGGTTTGTACCTGCTAAAAACCAATTCCACTTTTTCCCGGTCTTTGACGTCCAGGATTTCTGCAATAACGTTAATCCCGGGACATTCTGTACGCAGTTCTTGCTCGATATCAAAAATACTGTTCTCACCACGTCCAACCAGGATAAGTTTTTGCGGGTTAAATCTACATATTTGCCGACAGAGTTCCGAGCCGATTGACCCCCCAGCACCTGTAATTAAGACGGTTTCTCCCGCTAAGTAACCCGCTACCTCCTCAATATCGAGATCCACCTGATCCCTTCCCAGTAAATCTTCGATCTGTACTTCGCGGACGTTTAAGCTATCCACTTGTCCACTGAAATAGTTATAAATACCGGGAATAATCTTAATGACAAGCCCGCTTTTTTCGCAAATCTCAGTCATATCCCGAATCACATCCCCTGAGGCTGAAGGCATGGCAATAATAACCTCTTCAACTTTGTGGGATCTGACAACTCGCGGGATATCCTTCCTGGTTCCTAAGACGGGAATTCCCATCAATTTAAGTTTTTGCTTTTGCGGAGCGTCATCGATGATCCCCACCGGGTAACCATCACGATAATTGGAATTTTTCAGTTCACGAACCGCTAAGGCCCCGGCATCTCCTGCCCCAATGATCAGGACTCGCTTCGGGATTCCGGAGAAATGCAGGTTGAAAACACTGTCTTGTAATATCCGTCCCAGGAAACGAGAGCCTCCGATCAAAAACGTGGTGGTCAGCCATAATAACACGGCCACCGTGTTTGGATAGCGCATCGGGGCCAAAAAATAAATGACGAGTACTACACTACTCGTTCCAACCGTAACCGCATAAACAATCGAAAGAAGTTCACTGATACTGGCATACTGCCAAAGCCGGTTATATAGGCCAAATATTGAGAAGATGATTAAGTAAATCAGCGTTCCGGCCCAAGCTGTATGATAATAAGTTAAGAAATATTCCTGAGGAATATTTCCTTCAAAACGGAGGTAAAAACTTCCGAAGGCAGCTAAATTGACTAGTACTACATCAATTAATATTAATGTTAAGGATTTTCGGTTAAATTTCATGAATGGGCTCCTTTACAGTAGTACAAATACGGAATTATCGCCTCTTTACCCAAACCTTTCTGCTTCCTGCAACTTTGTATTGATATTATTGAGAAAGACGGCCAGATAATTCTTCAAACTTTATGTTTGAGTTCATTATAAGTGGCTTCCAATATTTGTACATCCGTAGAAGCTACGGGAAAAACAAATAAACTTTTCAGGTAGTTTCTACAGGTGCACTCAGGTCGGGCTGCTTCGTCCACATTCGTGCAAGATTAGTTAATTCGTGCAAAGACAGTGCCTTCATGTCCCTCAGCATTCCGAGGGTCGCCCACTCGCCGGTGCGGGAGCTACCTTCAGCGGATAAGTCTTCTTTGGAGATAGCCGCTTCGGCGAAACTGTCCACCGGACACTTTCGTGCCAAACCTCCGGGTAATACCTGATGTGAACCCGTGGCTCCGTCTCCCCGCACCGTCTTGTGGGCCTTTACCGCCTCTCCATGCAATGGGTTCGCTTCTGTGGACGAAGCTACCCTGCTTGCGGGTCTGGGGATTCTTTGGCATGTCTTTAGGGTCTTTTTGTCAGGGTAGACCCCCATGCCGCCGGCGCGGCACCATCTGATGATGAAAAATACAAAAAAATACGCTTTGACCCGTCTTAAAAAGACGTTCAAGCGTATTTTTTCGCTGTTAGACTCTATAACTGCTTATAAAAGATTACCTCATTCTTTAACTAATCTTATCCCCTAGGCCATTATCCTTTGTATAAATCAATACAGCCTCTAAACGGGATTTTGCGCCTAACTTTGACAAGATATTGCCGACATGGAAATCCACAGTGCGGTTTTTAATCTCCAAGGCGGCAGCGATTTCTCTATTGCGCAAGCCTTGGGCGATTAATTCTATTATTTCTAGTTCCTTTGGAGTCAGTGAGAATCTTTTTGACTCACTGGTATTCGTTCCGGTCTCTTCGCCAACAATTACAGATCTAAGATACGGGGCCATGTTTTGGGAAAAATAGTACTGACCGCTACTACTTGAGACCTGCAATATTGCCGCTGTCATTTCACTTTTTGAACAATCTTTAAGAAGAAAACCATTGGCACCTTTATTTAAGGAGGCATCAACATACCCCTCTGGGCTTTGTCCGGTCAGCATAATAATTTTAACATTTGAAGCCAGCACTTTTATTTTTTCTATCAAATCAGTTCCGCTGAAATCAGGAAGATTAATATCGAGTAATACCACGTCCGGATGTTCCGTCTTCACTAGTTTTAAACAATCTCTTCCATTCTTAGCCGTTCCCACAACGGAGATATAGCTCTCAGAGGATAGCAATGATACCGTCCCTTCCGCAAAGAGTGTATGATCATCTACTACTACAACTCTTATGGTCTTCTCCAAACCAGGGACCATCACACTTCCACCTCCTTCAATAATCCTTAGTTATCTGGTAATTGGTAAGCTCTAAATCGGAATAGACGCCTTAAGGGTCGCACCCTGACCAATCTTTGCAGTGATAGAAAACTCTCCACCCAAGCTTTCTATCCGTTCTTTCATGCCAATGATTCCGAAATGATTGCCCGTTAACGACCAATCAGCTATCTCCCGGGGGTCAAACCCTTTACCGGAATCCTTCATGATCATTTCAATTTTCTTATTGACCAAGGTAATGGTGACATTTACTCCGGAGGAACCAGAATGCTTTATAACGTTATTAATGCCTTCCTGCAAAAATCGAAACGCTACCAGTTCAATATCCTCATTAAACCGAGCCTCTCTAGTCACTCCTCTTACTTCCAGCACTATAACCAAAAGCTCTTTTTGCATAATTTGCTGAAACATGACCTCGACAGCAGGAATAAGACCCAAATCCCTCAAAGAAGATGGGCGCAAATTACTGCAAATTGAACGAAGTTCATAATTCAAATCCTCCATCATGTCCTGCATTTCCAAGATCGCTTGAATACAATTACTTTCAGTCGAAAAATTAGTAATTAATTCTTTCATTCTCCGATTTAGATCTAAGCCTATCTGTAATACTCCGTCATGTATTTCCCGCGCCAGAACTTTCTTTTCTTCCTCTAGGTTACTAAATAACAATCGATTGATTACTTCCAGCCCCTGGCTTCTTCGTTGTGTTTCCCAAGATTTTTTCTCTATAGCATTTATTTCCCTGGACAATTGCTTCATGTCACGGATCAACTTGAGACGTTGACCTAATTGATCACACACTTTAGTGAGTATCAGTACTTCATTTGATTTAAATTTGATATAAGAACGGCGATGGCTCAGGAAAATTCCGCATGCAAACTCTTCGGAAACAACAGGTATGTACAATTCC encodes the following:
- a CDS encoding lipopolysaccharide biosynthesis protein, which translates into the protein MPQDTKKMVVSALFWKLLESLGVQGIQLIIQLVLARLLMPKDFGTIALITIFVNLSNILLQRGFTSALIQNKDVDETDFSTVFFISVAGSCLLYLLLFFAAPYIAGFYNIMELSIVLRVLAVSLPFSAANSVQIAFVSRNMQFKKLFFSSMGAIVCSGTIGIVMALGDFAVWALVSQQISYVILNCFFMAKVVKWRPKMLFSTQKAAGLFSFGWKMLLTSLIDAIYIDIYTIVIGKLFSPQMLGYFNRGKQFPGIIVTSLNGSIQAVMFPAFSRVQDDKLKLKNMMRRSIVTSSFIVFPIMAGLAAAANPMVKLILTDKWLYCVPFLQIYCAYFALYPIHTANLQAISAIGRSDINLKLEIIKKSVGIIILLITIPQGIVSIAIGGVVTGLISLVINSYPNIKLLGYPIHEQIADILPSFFLSLAMGMVVDSIMLLELPVGITLTLQVLVGTVVYFGVAALLKFECLSYVLKMSGYPFRNPLKKQKEL
- a CDS encoding glycosyltransferase, which translates into the protein MGDEIQDTNEIIVSISCLTYKHEKYLRQALDSMLMQKTTFAYEIIVHDDASTDNTAAIIREYAEKYPNIIKPILQRENQYSKHVSITHKFILPAARGKYIAYCEGDDYWTDPYKLQKQVDFLEEHPEYIATTHECWEVDENGKMLSSRYFYGYRKSGVYTLETHQKKRLLYGQTATLLHRREAIELNNPEVVDKYGKLKATGDVKKAMLISIRGDTHCFEEVMSHHRRIYAGGDSWSAQLSKINVNRFVFDECLAMQDFAGEVLGVKLNYSKLLILYTTIALGKTILKPNKDKWDSFLYMCSVFPSKPYITVKIMLTLIKYPFLVLTTRVSGLRHRLLYGKA
- a CDS encoding O-antigen ligase family protein, with product MELQLEPKQNVTAVKFAISKQILANMCFVMFFASDTISFCTTRLFGFYGLADYAWILTSIIIYFPLLLMPFVSGERRRTRDFLLLWVTVLLAFIVTIMVHPEYETWFKHPLYGVWDYIFRPDRALYAYFMVRIINDPKQILKNLKFVSYIFLIYGFYKFTNAMQVGSWLTLTANGYEELPYSMSFGYDMMLPSMVFLYYAMRDKKTLHLALSIMCIFMILVAGSRAPLLWIIVFFTVMLIKGFITSKVKVIWGLTVPVFLLIYLKLEDLTGFLVFFLQARGISARSIDMLLSGSISDDNGRAAIYDMSIEMIKNMGFFGYGLYGDRYVIGNYYFWGYPHNIFLEILITFGVLCGGLLIFFLLYHGVWTLLKCHDDDWLDLFLIFLACSLKLLLSDSYWYVPEFWAGIAVVYSWNRQQKISKKERMKQING
- a CDS encoding AMP-binding protein — translated: MHLGIDRHSREIIAAIDDTGLELSYGGLCDFAQVFGAMMPRRSMVFCLCENTIGALSGYIGCLSNRIVPLLIGAAIDRKLLARLIEVYTPAYLWMPERLVSEFNLPILYKGYGFVLVRTEHELYPINDDLAMLLTTSGSTGSPKLVRHKYINLEANAKNVAAFFGWTKDDRAIADLPMQYTMGLNVINSHLYAGASVLLTAHNLMSPDFWRNIKDQRATNFTGVPFSYEVLFKLRFTRMDLPYLTTLAEGGGKLTTGMFADLADYAGRTGKRFFATFGTTETSARLAFLPPELAKAKIGSIGRAIPGGELFLLDENGKEIKQMEAEGEMGYRGPNVTMGYAFCRNDLLLGDEWQGEYLTGDIAKRDSDGCYYIIGRKSRFLKLYGLRVSLDRCERLIKDEFKIDCVCTGTDKRMDIYITGDSCKDGVQRFISKKTGIVMSAYAVFIVESIPRNESGKVQYEALVRKRTLRVI
- a CDS encoding SDR family NAD(P)-dependent oxidoreductase: MTGLLRDKVCIVTGAGRGIGRAIVESFAAEGAFVYANDAREGSVDSWLTESKLRNQIRPLYFNITDSAGVKNALTHLKKERQQLDVLVNNAGVEYNELIGMISRENLERMFSINVFGTIEMLQMASRLMSRQDSGGSIINISSLVGIRGNPGQLVYSATKGAVIALTKSAAKELASKNIRVNSIAPGLTKTEMMEAADIEKLKGRIANISVGRIAEPSDIARACVFFASDLSGYVSGQVLAVDGCTIM
- a CDS encoding acyl carrier protein, whose product is MSNLQKYNEVFTTLFNIDDNQLNKDFTFKNVEDWDSILHLSLITELEDTFDVMFETEDILSFGSYENGMKILEKYEVSFNDV